The Agrobacterium cucumeris genome has a segment encoding these proteins:
- a CDS encoding nitrous oxide reductase accessory protein NosL: MKTVRFALVLVASLLLAACENEQQAETPPPFSLTAEAMGRYCGMNVLEHAGPKGQIILRQIPEAIWFSSARDTVAFTMLPDEPKEIAAIYVSDMGKAASWEKPGAENWIDARKAFFVIGSSLRGGMGAEEAVPFSEEAAARQFVGKNGGEVVKFNDLPENYILGAGGEAADDPAAEGAHDHG; the protein is encoded by the coding sequence ATGAAAACGGTCCGTTTTGCCCTTGTTCTTGTGGCTTCGCTGCTGCTTGCCGCCTGCGAAAATGAGCAGCAGGCGGAAACGCCGCCGCCCTTTTCGCTCACCGCCGAGGCCATGGGGCGATATTGCGGCATGAACGTGCTGGAACATGCCGGGCCGAAGGGGCAGATCATCCTGCGCCAGATACCGGAAGCCATATGGTTCTCCTCAGCACGGGACACGGTGGCCTTCACCATGCTGCCGGACGAACCGAAGGAGATCGCGGCGATTTACGTGTCCGACATGGGCAAGGCAGCAAGCTGGGAGAAGCCCGGCGCGGAAAACTGGATCGACGCGCGCAAGGCCTTCTTCGTGATCGGCAGTTCCCTGCGCGGCGGCATGGGCGCGGAGGAAGCCGTGCCCTTTTCCGAAGAGGCGGCAGCAAGGCAATTCGTCGGCAAGAACGGCGGCGAAGTCGTTAAATTCAACGATCTGCCCGAGAATTACATTCTTGGCGCCGGTGGCGAGGCGGCGGACGATCCGGCCGCGGAAGGGGCGCATGATCATGGATAA
- a CDS encoding FAD:protein FMN transferase, with protein sequence MDNKPGRRRFITLMAAFAGLPLLPDRGFASVSPVVWRGQALGAPATLVLNHQNPAEAERLLRRVVVEVARLESIFSLFRPESALSELNRTGALAAPPSEMVELLELCRSFHGLGDGRFDPTIQPLWLLHARHFSRDGADPAGPSARDMRKALALVGFDKVSFDANRIALGQRGMALTLNGIAQGYITDRIVALLRDAGVTSSLVDMGENRAIGNNAQGAPWRIGLAQSEDATLPDMVLDITDRAVATSAGAGFQFDRAGKFSHILDPRTGLGARRYARVSVVADDAATADALSTAFSLMDEREVETLRASLRNVEVYLRA encoded by the coding sequence ATGGATAACAAACCAGGCCGTCGCCGCTTCATCACGCTCATGGCTGCCTTTGCGGGCCTGCCGCTTTTACCTGACAGGGGTTTTGCCTCAGTCTCCCCCGTTGTCTGGCGGGGACAGGCACTCGGCGCGCCGGCAACGCTTGTGCTCAATCATCAAAACCCTGCAGAGGCGGAGCGCCTCCTGCGCAGGGTGGTGGTCGAGGTGGCGCGCCTCGAAAGTATCTTCAGCCTGTTTCGACCGGAATCGGCACTGAGCGAGCTTAATCGCACCGGCGCCCTTGCCGCGCCGCCCTCCGAAATGGTGGAGCTGCTGGAATTGTGCCGCAGCTTCCATGGGCTTGGGGACGGACGTTTCGATCCGACGATACAGCCGCTCTGGCTGCTGCATGCCCGGCATTTTTCGCGCGACGGTGCCGATCCCGCCGGCCCATCCGCACGGGATATGAGAAAGGCATTGGCGCTGGTGGGCTTCGACAAGGTAAGTTTCGACGCGAACCGTATTGCACTGGGGCAGCGCGGCATGGCGTTGACGCTGAACGGTATTGCCCAGGGTTATATTACCGACCGCATCGTTGCCCTGCTTCGGGATGCGGGCGTGACCAGCAGCCTGGTGGATATGGGCGAAAATCGCGCCATCGGCAATAATGCGCAAGGCGCGCCGTGGCGCATCGGTCTTGCGCAATCGGAAGATGCCACCCTTCCTGACATGGTTCTCGATATCACCGACCGTGCCGTGGCGACCTCGGCGGGCGCCGGGTTCCAGTTCGACCGCGCCGGTAAATTCAGTCATATCCTCGATCCGCGAACCGGCCTCGGCGCGCGCCGTTATGCGCGGGTCTCGGTGGTTGCGGATGATGCGGCCACGGCCGATGCGCTATCGACCGCCTTCAGCCTGATGGACGAGCGGGAGGTGGAAACGCTGCGCGCATCGCTTCGTAATGTCGAGGTGTATTTGCGCGCCTGA
- the catB gene encoding type B chloramphenicol O-acetyltransferase: protein MENYFESPFRGITLDRQVKSPNLVVGKYSYYSGYYHGHSFEDCARYLLPDEGADRLVIGSFCSIGSGAAFIMAGNQGHRNEWISTFPFFFMPEVPEFEKAENGYLPAGDTVIGNDVWIGSEAIIMPGIKIGDGAVIGTRALVTKNVEPYAIVGGNPARTIRKRFDDDDIARLLEMKWWEWPAERLKTAMPLMTSSNVAELYRFWQSDIL from the coding sequence ATGGAAAATTATTTCGAAAGCCCCTTCCGGGGCATCACGCTCGACAGGCAGGTAAAGAGCCCGAACCTCGTCGTCGGTAAATACAGCTATTATTCCGGCTATTATCACGGCCACAGCTTTGAAGATTGCGCCCGTTATCTGCTGCCGGATGAGGGTGCGGACAGGCTGGTGATCGGAAGCTTCTGCTCAATCGGCTCAGGCGCTGCCTTCATCATGGCGGGCAATCAGGGCCATCGGAATGAGTGGATCAGCACCTTCCCGTTCTTTTTCATGCCGGAGGTGCCGGAATTCGAGAAAGCCGAGAATGGCTATCTGCCGGCGGGCGACACCGTCATCGGCAATGATGTCTGGATAGGTTCGGAAGCGATCATCATGCCCGGCATCAAGATCGGCGATGGCGCCGTCATCGGAACCCGGGCGCTGGTGACGAAGAACGTCGAACCTTACGCCATCGTCGGCGGCAACCCCGCCAGAACCATCCGCAAGCGGTTTGATGACGATGACATTGCCCGCCTGCTGGAGATGAAATGGTGGGAGTGGCCGGCAGAAAGGCTCAAGACCGCAATGCCGCTCATGACCAGCAGCAATGTCGCGGAGCTGTATCGGTTCTGGCAATCTGACATTCTGTAG
- the gstA gene encoding glutathione transferase GstA, translating to MKLYFMPAACSLSPHIVANELGLDVEFIKVDQNDRTTDQGKNFYNINPHGYIPALELEDGNVLREGPVIVQYLADQKPEAGLAPANGTFARYRLQEMLSFLSTEIHKGFIPLLYARQAGDYIETARPKLEKRFAWINEHLADKDFLMGDRFTVADAYLFALAGWGQAPWLKSYYNAPIHFDHLQNLQAWYSRVKGREAVQKSILQEGLELH from the coding sequence ATGAAGTTGTATTTCATGCCCGCCGCCTGCTCGCTTTCTCCCCATATCGTCGCAAACGAGCTGGGTCTCGACGTCGAATTCATCAAGGTCGATCAGAATGATCGCACAACGGATCAGGGGAAGAACTTCTACAACATCAACCCGCATGGCTATATTCCGGCGCTGGAGCTTGAAGACGGCAACGTGCTGCGGGAAGGTCCCGTCATCGTTCAATATCTTGCAGACCAGAAGCCCGAGGCGGGCCTTGCGCCGGCCAATGGAACCTTTGCGCGATACAGGCTGCAGGAGATGCTGAGCTTTCTTTCGACCGAAATCCACAAGGGCTTCATCCCGCTCCTTTATGCGCGTCAGGCTGGTGATTATATCGAGACGGCAAGGCCGAAGCTGGAGAAACGCTTCGCGTGGATCAACGAGCATCTTGCCGACAAGGATTTTCTGATGGGGGACAGGTTCACGGTCGCTGATGCTTATCTGTTTGCCCTGGCGGGTTGGGGGCAGGCCCCATGGCTGAAATCCTATTACAATGCGCCAATCCACTTCGATCACCTGCAGAACCTGCAAGCCTGGTACAGCCGCGTGAAAGGGCGCGAGGCGGTTCAAAAATCCATTCTTCAGGAGGGCCTGGAATTGCACTGA
- a CDS encoding winged helix-turn-helix transcriptional regulator, whose translation MKDTVSGCSVEQAMHLLGGRWRLLIVSYLVDGPKRFNELRRLVPGISQRMLTLDLRALEEAELVARTVYPTTPIKVEYALTAEGRRLEKVVAVVQEFGLWLKARDAASS comes from the coding sequence ATGAAGGACACCGTATCAGGCTGCTCCGTTGAACAAGCCATGCATCTGCTCGGCGGACGCTGGCGTCTGCTCATCGTGTCTTATCTCGTGGATGGGCCGAAGCGGTTCAACGAACTCAGGAGGCTGGTGCCGGGCATTTCCCAGAGAATGCTCACCCTTGATCTCCGCGCGCTTGAAGAAGCAGAACTCGTGGCGCGCACGGTCTATCCGACCACGCCAATCAAGGTGGAATATGCTCTGACGGCGGAAGGCCGGCGGCTGGAGAAGGTGGTGGCCGTTGTTCAGGAATTCGGCCTGTGGCTGAAGGCGCGGGACGCTGCGTCAAGTTGA
- a CDS encoding oxalate decarboxylase family bicupin codes for METLTRRAVLAIGAVGGTALAASTAGAASFGNPDQPAEGAINANAAGLSDPGPKNPAINDQFPSFQSPPATDVGDMQLFWGSFNNAAKRIQNGGWARQVTKSDFAISDAVSGVNMRLGPGGIREMHWHRAAEWAIMTNGRCRITLLDTQGRAYVQDVEAGDLWYFPAGYPHSLQGLGPEGCEFVIVFDEGDQSEYGTLLLTDWLAHTSPELLAKNFGVAQDVFRNIPLQNLWIFQGKEPGPLSGDQEAVAGAGLPPFPFTYKLAASKPLKENAAGIIRLADSSAFTVSKTIAAAIETIKPGGVREMHWHPNADEWQYWIKGEGRMTVFDAGPRSQTADFRAGDIGYVKRSQGHIIENTGTTDLQFVAVFKTAEYQEVSLSSWLTHTPPALVAQHLNVSIEDVAKFPANQPAMMPG; via the coding sequence ATGGAAACATTGACCAGACGCGCAGTCCTCGCAATCGGCGCCGTCGGCGGCACTGCTCTTGCCGCCAGCACGGCCGGAGCAGCATCTTTCGGCAATCCTGATCAGCCCGCCGAAGGAGCAATCAATGCCAATGCCGCGGGCCTCAGCGATCCCGGCCCGAAGAACCCCGCGATCAACGACCAGTTCCCATCCTTCCAGAGCCCGCCGGCGACCGATGTGGGCGACATGCAGCTCTTCTGGGGCTCGTTCAACAACGCCGCCAAACGTATCCAGAACGGCGGATGGGCACGCCAGGTCACCAAGTCGGACTTCGCGATTTCGGATGCCGTGTCCGGCGTCAACATGCGGCTGGGACCGGGCGGCATTCGCGAGATGCACTGGCACCGCGCCGCAGAATGGGCGATCATGACCAATGGGCGTTGCCGCATCACGTTGCTCGATACGCAGGGCCGCGCCTATGTACAGGATGTCGAGGCCGGTGATCTCTGGTATTTTCCGGCTGGCTATCCGCATTCGCTGCAGGGGCTTGGCCCTGAAGGATGCGAATTCGTCATCGTATTCGATGAAGGCGATCAGTCCGAATATGGCACCCTGCTTCTCACTGACTGGCTGGCGCATACCTCACCGGAACTGCTGGCCAAGAATTTCGGCGTCGCGCAGGACGTGTTCCGGAACATTCCGCTGCAGAACCTCTGGATTTTCCAGGGCAAGGAGCCGGGACCGCTCTCCGGGGATCAGGAGGCCGTTGCCGGTGCCGGTCTTCCCCCGTTCCCGTTCACCTATAAACTCGCTGCATCAAAACCGCTGAAGGAAAATGCCGCGGGCATTATTCGCCTTGCGGACAGCAGCGCCTTCACCGTGTCCAAAACCATCGCCGCCGCCATTGAAACGATCAAGCCCGGCGGTGTGCGCGAAATGCACTGGCACCCCAATGCGGATGAATGGCAATACTGGATCAAGGGCGAAGGCCGGATGACCGTGTTCGACGCGGGCCCGCGCAGCCAGACGGCCGACTTCCGCGCCGGCGATATTGGTTACGTGAAAAGAAGCCAGGGCCACATCATCGAAAATACTGGGACGACCGACCTGCAATTCGTCGCGGTCTTCAAGACTGCCGAATATCAGGAGGTCAGCCTGTCCTCATGGCTCACGCACACCCCGCCGGCGCTGGTGGCCCAGCATCTCAACGTCAGCATTGAGGACGTGGCGAAATTTCCCGCAAACCAGCCGGCGATGATGCCGGGCTGA
- a CDS encoding response regulator transcription factor encodes MPPVPVIAVVDDDPAIREAMDDLIMSFGYECRLYASAEHFLEAQQQTDIDCIIVDVKMPGLSGIELQSELNRRGEHAPMIFVTSYQDERTRNAALNGGALAFLGKPVNIVSLIGCLESVLARPS; translated from the coding sequence TTGCCCCCCGTTCCCGTCATTGCCGTCGTCGACGACGATCCCGCCATTCGCGAAGCCATGGATGATCTCATCATGTCCTTCGGTTACGAATGCCGCCTGTATGCTTCTGCCGAACACTTTCTGGAAGCGCAGCAGCAGACGGACATCGACTGCATCATCGTGGATGTGAAGATGCCCGGACTCTCCGGCATCGAATTGCAGAGTGAGTTGAACCGGCGCGGCGAGCATGCGCCGATGATCTTCGTCACCTCCTATCAGGATGAGCGCACCCGGAATGCGGCCTTGAACGGCGGCGCTTTGGCCTTTCTCGGCAAGCCGGTGAATATCGTCAGTCTGATCGGATGCCTGGAATCCGTTCTCGCCCGGCCGTCCTGA
- a CDS encoding response regulator transcription factor: protein MPELRKSAKEPPSPIVFIVDDDLSMREALTDLFRSMKFDAEAFDSAAAFLEKANLNRPGCLLLDVRLPGISGLDFQMQLERVGNRMPIIFMTGFGDIPMSVRAMKAGAVDFLTKPFKEQDILDAVAAAMERDASQRRESAQNEAVTSLAEQLTPREREVMGAVVRGLMNKQIAYELGISEVTVKLHRGNVMRKMEARSVADLVRKAELIGEKPRPPVS, encoded by the coding sequence ATGCCTGAATTGCGCAAGTCGGCAAAGGAGCCACCATCACCCATCGTGTTCATCGTCGACGACGATTTGTCGATGCGCGAAGCACTCACCGATCTTTTCCGCTCCATGAAATTCGATGCCGAAGCTTTCGACAGCGCCGCCGCCTTTCTCGAAAAAGCCAATCTGAACCGGCCCGGCTGCCTGCTGCTTGATGTGCGGCTTCCGGGCATAAGCGGCCTTGATTTCCAGATGCAGCTGGAACGCGTCGGAAACAGGATGCCGATCATTTTCATGACCGGCTTCGGCGATATCCCCATGAGCGTACGGGCGATGAAGGCCGGCGCCGTCGATTTTTTGACCAAGCCCTTCAAGGAACAGGACATTCTTGACGCCGTTGCGGCAGCGATGGAAAGGGATGCGTCGCAACGCCGCGAAAGCGCCCAGAATGAGGCCGTCACCTCCCTTGCCGAACAGCTGACACCAAGGGAACGCGAGGTCATGGGTGCTGTTGTCCGCGGCCTGATGAACAAGCAGATCGCCTATGAACTCGGCATCAGCGAAGTTACCGTGAAACTGCACCGTGGCAATGTCATGCGAAAAATGGAGGCCAGATCGGTCGCCGACCTCGTGCGGAAAGCAGAGCTGATCGGCGAGAAGCCCAGGCCACCTGTATCTTAG
- a CDS encoding PAS domain-containing sensor histidine kinase, whose translation MSIASRMFRARDPEGGTHHLAFGLGALALAAAVFYVDTYTDIEGAIAVLYVITMLLAAQAVSWSGLIAISCACAILSLLSYAATHAQDADFQSALRLVVALAALAVTTVLLLKTETARLAMVSVNTALKESEERYRSIFDRTRVALWERDYSKLHALLMGLKQQGITDMRAHARANPDFTQQCIDLITVVASNEAGKEMLGYDPSIRGTLQQSVVSSSGKFVDVLQAIIDNRPVFEDKVVVRTNTGEDKLVLLSISFPAEAASFNRVVVSMVDITQREMALKALAEAQAELTKASKAAAVGAMSASLSHELNQPLGAIIVNAQTLLRWLDRDPPDIAAARRSAERMIRDGQRASEIIQNTRSLLAHTSGKMETFDLDEFIDETLSLLEHELERSGTTVYVEKTATPPIMAVRIELQQVLINLLTNAIQAMDEAGTGNRTITVRKEREDSDNIHIAVHDNGPGFPVQMKEKLFSPFFTTKETGMGMGLSICRTTLEARGGRLTGDNHPLGGAVFTISMPVSQEMEHA comes from the coding sequence ATGTCGATTGCGTCAAGGATGTTTCGCGCGCGTGATCCGGAAGGCGGAACGCACCACCTGGCCTTTGGCCTTGGGGCGCTGGCGCTGGCGGCGGCGGTATTTTACGTCGATACCTATACCGACATAGAAGGGGCGATTGCCGTCCTTTATGTCATCACGATGCTTTTGGCCGCGCAGGCTGTAAGCTGGTCGGGACTGATCGCGATCTCCTGCGCCTGCGCCATTCTCTCCCTCCTGTCCTATGCAGCGACCCATGCGCAGGACGCGGATTTCCAGTCGGCCCTTCGGTTGGTCGTCGCCCTCGCAGCGCTTGCCGTCACGACCGTGCTGCTTCTGAAAACGGAGACCGCCCGGCTGGCGATGGTGTCGGTCAATACGGCACTGAAGGAGAGCGAAGAGCGTTATCGCTCTATCTTCGACCGTACGCGCGTCGCACTCTGGGAACGCGACTATTCGAAACTTCACGCCCTGCTGATGGGCCTCAAGCAACAGGGCATCACCGACATGCGCGCCCATGCCCGCGCCAATCCGGACTTTACGCAGCAATGCATCGATCTCATAACCGTCGTTGCGTCGAATGAGGCCGGAAAGGAAATGCTGGGTTACGACCCCTCAATCCGCGGCACTCTCCAGCAATCGGTCGTTTCTTCTTCCGGCAAATTCGTCGATGTCCTGCAGGCGATCATCGACAACCGGCCTGTCTTCGAAGACAAGGTGGTGGTGCGCACAAACACCGGCGAAGACAAGCTGGTGCTTCTTTCCATCAGTTTCCCTGCGGAAGCGGCCTCCTTCAACCGTGTGGTGGTCAGCATGGTGGATATCACCCAGCGCGAAATGGCGCTGAAGGCACTGGCGGAGGCGCAGGCGGAGCTGACAAAGGCATCGAAGGCGGCGGCCGTCGGCGCCATGTCCGCATCACTCTCCCACGAGCTGAACCAGCCGCTTGGCGCCATCATCGTCAACGCGCAGACATTGCTGCGGTGGCTCGATCGCGATCCGCCGGATATTGCCGCCGCCCGCCGGTCGGCCGAACGCATGATCCGCGATGGGCAGCGCGCCAGTGAAATCATCCAGAACACACGCAGCCTGCTCGCCCATACGAGCGGCAAGATGGAAACCTTCGACCTGGATGAATTCATCGATGAAACGCTCAGTCTTCTGGAACATGAGCTGGAACGCAGCGGAACCACGGTATATGTGGAAAAAACCGCCACGCCGCCGATAATGGCTGTCAGGATCGAGTTGCAGCAGGTTCTCATCAACCTTCTCACCAATGCCATTCAGGCCATGGACGAGGCGGGTACCGGCAATCGCACCATCACGGTGCGAAAGGAGCGCGAAGACAGCGACAATATCCATATTGCCGTTCACGACAATGGACCGGGTTTCCCGGTGCAGATGAAGGAAAAGCTGTTCTCTCCGTTTTTCACGACCAAGGAGACGGGAATGGGCATGGGGCTTTCCATCTGCCGCACGACACTGGAAGCACGGGGCGGCAGGCTTACCGGTGACAATCATCCTCTCGGCGGGGCGGTCTTTACCATTTCCATGCCGGTTAGCCAGGAGATGGAACATGCCTGA